One genomic segment of Pleurodeles waltl isolate 20211129_DDA chromosome 11, aPleWal1.hap1.20221129, whole genome shotgun sequence includes these proteins:
- the MN1 gene encoding transcriptional activator MN1 — MFGLEQFEPQISTRSTGQGDRGFAQPGLPMSSHFKSPAFHSGGPPGPVDPSIGALSEPTMLGMNMNLSGEPYPFHSRGHPEIHTGGMQPQPVHGFFGNSQPPHHGHPGGSHHPPHQQHPHFTGSFGGPDPGNSCLHGGRLMGYTGALGGQQAFGEGYEHMGENQSGEGFGQQRSGNMPDFQHPTSTGSNHAVPAPCLPLDQSPNRAASFHGLSSASSSDSHNLDQRRIQTQGAVESLEYTYPNEGPTGHFDMPVFSPSDSDGQLPHYASGRQVPGGGSFPGTPVMPRAPGMVGMNKGHPQQQHGVFFERFGGSRKMSVGMESGVSARHPLMQQQQQPGILARQNSCPSAIPRQQQTEANTANPSLQDNGAIMQNQHAQFEYPIHRLENRSMHPYTDPVFSMQQPAPHQPPNQRLQHFDTPYLSVPKRPRFDFPNNHNVESCATWNNNSMHSAGIENHLSPSTYPGLSGEFTPPVPETFPPGPPLQHPTPEHQSLQQRQNAAMMIKQMASRNQQQRMRQPNLQQLGHHGDVNQSNSVHGAQMGSMPQSNFERENGGRLASFDPQNPHLAQESNWFPGPHPPGEMMQRRMGGSNLQAEPTPHDLSLQQNGSNIMFRSGVNGMSMQEPMRLPSEGHVQALHSPGMHSQFGGNMGNLSQMQSPGGGVGLPNTPSDRRAPSDFSAPSLGGQPGFPFGSSNRQTTPHNNPAGVTASPSSYPPQSDFQASQRSTASKLGALSLGSFSKPNSKDNMFGQSCLAALSTACQNMIASLGAPNLNVTFNKKNQTEGKRKMSQTESEGSVNGTNNSSGPEYFPNGASQNNQVSGVVNSSKPVGQSGPNHVPHAESTLSPNYNIEATPGNDGKPVNGGGRGRGRRKRDSGHVSPGHFFDKYTADGAVVSPGQQGPPANLVERGGTPHDKSLTSPSWGKGDLLLSDQSDLMSSLDSGIQSITKSDSSSPHVDFPDDVSTNYVNEDEVSSSSDNTISKPNRSPPMIGSPKIQRGDHGLLNGQKPLVQNLLNNTTSTPDSYGLSSTGHPSTPGMEQVRTPTSTSPQDEIHPLEILQAQIQLQRQQFSISEDQPLGLKSKKTECTAQNGDNDLSSCCSDSVKSAMSTIDLDTLMAEHNSTWYMPNDKSLMEGQEEDKSMASWEKTKTQIPNKEVHELPQSKISAAAQAGSHLQCLSLHCTDDIGESKGRTPVPTWRSLHSDISNRFGTFVAALT; from the coding sequence ATGTTTGGGCTGGAACAGTTTGAGCCTCAGATCAGTACAAGGAGCACTGGCCAAGGAGACAGAGGCTTTGCCCAGCCAGGACTCCCCATGAGTTCCCACTTCAAGAGCCCTGCTTTCCATtcaggggggcctcctggccctgtGGACCCCTCCATTGGTGCATTGAGCGAGCCGACCATGCTGGGCATGAACATGAACTTAAGCGGGGAGCCTTACCCCTTCCATTCCCGGGGGCACCCGGAGATCCACACTGGAGGGATGCAGCCCCAACCGGTGCATGGCTTCTTCGGTAACAGCCAGCCACCCCACCATGGGCATCCAGGTGGCAGCCACCACCCGccacaccaacaacacccacacttcacaggcaGCTTTGGGGGCCCAGACCCTGGCAACTCCTGCCTGCATGGGGGACGCCTGATGGGCTACACTGGTGCCCTTGGAGGGCAACAGGCCTTTGGGGAGGGATACGAGCACATGGGTGAGAATCAGAGCGGAGAGGGATTTGGGCAACAGAGATCAGGAAATATGCCAGACTTCCAGCACCCTACCTCTACCGGCTCCAACCATGCTGTTCCTGCACCCTGTTTGCCCTTGGACCAGTCACCCAACCGAGCAGCCTCATTTCATGGCCTCTCCTCTGCCAGCTCTTCTGACTCCCACAACCTAGACCAGAGGAGGATCCAAACGCAGGGGGCTGTGGAGTCGTTGGAGTACACGTACCCCAACGAGGGCCCCACAGGGCACTTTGACATGCCTGTCTTCTCACCCTCTGATTCAGATGGGCAGCTCCCCCACTATGCATCTGGAAGGcaggtccctggtggtggtagcTTTCCTGGCACCCCTGTAATGCCTAGAGCCCCGGGCATGGTGGGGATGAACAAAGGCCACCCTCAGCAGCAGCATggtgttttctttgaaaggtttggagGCTCTCGGAAGATGTCTGTGGGCATGGAATCTGGAGTCAGTGCCAGACATCCCTTaatgcaacaacagcagcagcctgGAATACTCGCCCGACAGAACTCATGCCCATCAGCCATCCCCAGGCAACAGCAGACAGAAGCCAATACAGCTAACCCTAGCCTTCAGGACAATGGAGCAATAATGCAGAACCAGCACGCCCAGTTTGAATACCCTATTCACAGACTGGAGAACAGGAGCATGCACCCCTACACAGATCCTGTATTTAGTATGCAGCAACCAGCCCCACACCAACCCCCTAATCAAAGGCTGCAGCATTTTGATACTCCCTATCTCAGTGTTCCTAAGCGGCCAAGGTTTGACTTTCCCAATAACCATAATGTTGAAAGCTGTGCAACATGGAACAATAACAGCATGCATAGCGCAGGGATAGAGAACCACCTTTCACCATCGACTTACCCTGGACTTTCTGGTGAATTTACTCCACCAGTTCCAGAAACCTTCCCCCCTGGCCCTCCCCTGCAGCACCCCACTCCAGAACACCAGTCATTACAGCAGCGACAAAATGCTGCCATGATGATCAAACAGATGGCCTCCAGGAACCAGCAACAAAGAATGAGGCAGCCTAATCTTCAGCAGCTGGGTCATCACGGGGATGTCAATCAAAGCAACAGTGTGCATGGGGCTCAAATGGGGAGTATGCCTCAGTCAAATTTTGAGAGAGAGAATGGTGGGCGCCTGGCAAGTTTTGACCCCCAAAACCCACACCTGGCTCAGGAAAGCAACTGGTTTCCAGGACCTCATCCACCTGGGGAGATGATGCAGAGGAGAATGGGTGGGTCGAACTTACAAGCAGAACCTACTCCACATGATCTCAGTTTGCAACAAAATGGATCAAACATAATGTTCAGATCCGGTGTTAATGGGATGAGTATGCAAGAACCAATGAGATTGCCTAGTGAAGGACATGTgcaggccctgcactccccaggaatgcatTCTCAGTTTGGTGGGAACATGGGTAACCTTTCTCAAATGCAGAGTCCTGGGGGTGGCGTGGGACTTCCAAATACGCCATCTGATAGGAGAGCACCTTCGGATTTTTCAGCACCATCCTTGGGTGGGCAGCCAGGTTTCCCATTTGGTTCCTCAAACAGACAAACAACCCCACATAATAACCCTGCTGGAGTCACTGCTTCACCAAGCTCCTATCCCCCACAATCAGATTTTCAAGCCAGCCAGCGATCCACCGCTAGTAAATTGGGAGCTCTCTCCTTAGGTTCATTCAGCAAACCGAATTCGAAAGACAATATGTTTGGACAAAGCTGCCTAGCAGCCCTGTCCACCGCATGCCAGAACATGATTGCAAGTTTAGGTGCTCCGAACCTGAATGTCACATTTAACAAAAAGAACCAAACAGAAGGCAAACGGAAGATGAGCCAGACAGAGTCTGAAGGCAGTGTCAATGGTACAAATAATAGCAGTGGTCCTGAATACTTCCCCAACGGAGCATCTCAGAACAATCAGGTTTCTGGTGTTGTAAATAGCAGTAAACCTGTGGGACAAAGTGGGCCAAACCATGTCCCTCATGCAGAATCCACCCTTTCCCCAAACTATAATATTGAGGCCACCCCGGGCAATGACGGTAAACCAGTAAATGGAGGTGGGAGGGGGCGGGGCAGAAGAAAAAGGGACAGTGGGCACGTGAGTCCTGGACATTTTTTTGATAAGTATACTGCAGATGGGGCCGTAGTCAGCCCAGGACAACAAGGTCCACCAGCCAACCTTGTGGAGCGTGGTGGGACCCCACATGACAAGTCTCTGACTTCACCCTCCTGGGGCAAAGGGGACCTCCTCCTTAGTGACCAATCTGACCTCATGTCCTCTCTAGATAGCGGGATTCAGAGCATCACTAAGTCAGACAGCAGCTCACCTCACGTTGACTTTCCTGATGATGTCAGCACCAATTATGTGAATGAAGATGAAGTATCCTCTAGTTCAGATAACACAATATCGAAACCCAACCGCAGCCCACCAATGATAGGGTCCCCTAAAATTCAGCGAGGGGACCATGGGTTGCTCAATGGACAAAAACCCTTGGTTCAGAACTTATTAAACAACACTACCTCTACCCCAGACAGCTATGGACTAAGCAGCACTGGGCACCCTAGCACCCCTGGTATGGAACAAGTCCGCACTCCTACTAGCACATCACCACAGGATGAAATCCACCCTCTTGAAATCCTCCAAGCACAGATCCAGCTCCAGAGGCAGCAGTTCAGCATATCGGAAGACCAGCCTCTGGGGCTGAAAAGTAAAAAGACTGAATGTACTGCTCAGAATGGAGACAATGACTTAAGCAGTTGTTGCTCTGACAGCGTCAAAAGTGCCATGAGTACCATAGACCTTGACACTCTAATGGCAGAGCACAACTCTACCTGGTACATGCCCAATGACAAGTCCCTGATGGaaggacaggaggaggacaagtCTATGGCATCATGGGAGAAAACAAAGACTCAAATCCCCAACAAAGAAG